The following coding sequences are from one Nicotiana tabacum cultivar K326 chromosome 1, ASM71507v2, whole genome shotgun sequence window:
- the LOC107770368 gene encoding putative protein phosphatase 2C 6, whose protein sequence is MGICYSLVKGKSSENESKKIDLKLRKSSSNNGDFSTFISKLSGGSGAEERGLEQIEGRVIGNGASNVACLYTQQGKKGTNQDAMIVWENYCLRSDTIFCGVFDGHGPHGHMVARKVRDYLPVLLQSEWETKSCGDQNATSENGNANGGSHFDDIVDDDFIESVEAENNEKFPEIHLPLKRSILRAFRSMDKELKLHPSIDCFCSGSTAVTLVMQGKDIFVGNVGDSRAVLAMRDKDNSLMAVQLTVDLKPNLPREAARIQKCKGRVFALQDEPEVARVWLPNCDSPGLAMARAFGDFCLKDFGLISVPDVYYHHITERDEFVLLATDGVWDVLSNKEAVDIVASAPSRETAGRALVECATRAWRLKYPTSKNDDCAVVCLYLDSTPVPDAKVLEGQNRLTNSPEMEIKTNTIDGNVGRSDTEAISTSQTAGREDLSTTKEASEIVPVVESQEEQHPDKGLGQSKRSIAEILSTAQDDEWSALEGITRVNSLLSLPRFLSADKRSTSWRKWL, encoded by the exons atgggAATTTGCTATTCTTTAGTAAAAGGGAAGAGcagtgagaatgagagtaaaaagattgatttgaagttgaggaAGAGCAGTTCTAATAATGGAGATTTCAGCACATTTATAAGCAAGTTGAGTGGAGGAAGTGGAGCTGAGGAGAGGGGACTTGAGCAGATTGAAGGAAGGGTAATAGGGAATGGTGCTAGTAATGTTGCTTGTTTATATACTCAGCAAGGAAAGAAAGGTACCAATCAAGATGCCATGATTGTTTGGGAG AATTACTGTTTGCGAAGCGATACAATCTTTTGTGGAGTATTTGATGGGCATGGTCCTCATGGTCATATGGTTGCAAGGAAAGTTCGAGATTATCTTCCAGTTTTGCTGCAATCAGAATGGGAAACTAAATCATGTGGTGATCAAAATGCCACATCCGAGAATGGAAATGCTAATGGAGGCTCACATTTTGACGACATCGTGGATGATGATTTTATCGAATCAGTGGAAGCTGAGAACAACGAAAAATTCCCGGAAATCCATCTGCCACTTAAGAGGTCAATATTAAGGGCTTTTAGATCAATGGATAAGGAACTGAAGTTACACCCCTCAATCGACTGTTTCTGCAGCGGGTCAACTGCTGTTACTTTAGTAATGCAG GGCAAGGATATATTTGTTGGTAATGTTGGTGACTCTAGAGCAGTTTTGGCGATGAGAGATAAAGACAACTCTTTAATGGCTGTACAGTTGACAGTAGATTTGAAGCCTAATCTTCCAA GAGAAGCTGCTAGAATCCAGAAATGTAAAGGACGGGTTTTTGCATTGCAAGATGAGCCGGAAGTTGCACGTGTGTGGTTGCCAAACTGTGACTCCCCAGGTTTGGCAATGGCCAGAGCATTTGGTGATTTTTGTCTCAAGGATTTTGGTTTAATTTCTGTCCCGGATGTGTATTACCACCACATTACTGAAAGGGATGAATTTGTGCTCCTTGCTACTGACGgg GTTTGGGATGTCCTATCTAATAAGGAAGCTGTGGATATTGTGGCCTCCGCTCCAAGTCGTGAAACAGCTGGCCGAGCTCTTGTTGAGTGTGCTACTAGAGCATGGAGGCTAAAATATCCAACGTCAAAGAATGACGATTGTGCTGTAGTATGCCTTTACCTAGACTCCACACCTGTACCCGATGCCAAAGTGTTGGAAGGGCAAAATAGGCTGACAAATTCCCCTGAAATGGAAATTAAGACAAACACTATAGATGGAAATGTTGGAAGATCAGATACTGAAGCTATTTCAACTTCTCAGACCGCTGGTCGTGAAGATCTCAGTACTACCAAAGAAGCCAGTGAGATAGTTCCAGTTGTTGAGTCACAGGAAGAACAACATCCAGATAAAGGTCTTGGCCAGTCTAAGAGAAGTATAGCTGAGATCCTTTCAACTGCACAAGATGACGAATGGTCAGCGCTTGAGGGAATTACGAGGGTTAATAGTCTTCTTAGTCTCCCTAGATTCTTGTCTGCTGATAAAAGGTCTACCAGTTGGAGAAAATGGTTATGA
- the LOC107770369 gene encoding peroxisome biogenesis protein 5, with protein MAMRDLVTGAPSCGEPSSSSNPLGALANALIGSSSKAQERLKEIPTSVSTSSNGNFLAGSQEPLVSLPGSEFEQPLHPNIQGSQFLQGFRSADQNRLSDVWDEIQRPQLPFAHGSQNMTNIPLEYARVQPDLNGPPQQVLSSFLHSFVNSSQGGMPFRPTSLPLLGLSEGDKQCIHDRSTIMARHFFADKGEDFINGQVNALLSSLEIDNDARARGPVRGRYPELEEYWNESQAMRPAPHVADGWINEFAQNRVEHADPNAWAQSFEQQHGANGWASEFEHEQSQLGLIGQMRGANIPNLAAMEQTRMLAHTLAQNNDPKFQNSKFLQFVSKMSRGEITIEENQFKPATVAPGDWAAEYGQQYNGGQSWADQFAHEELSRGPQAWVNEFSAEREQHGSVNDEWVNEFSKLNVNDWADEFGNQVAEGAFGETSADSWAEAYDEYMNEQAALKQQSDASRGVYVFSDLNPYVGHPNPLKEGQELFRKGLLSEAVLALEAEVLKNPENAEGWRLLGIAHAENDDDQQAIAAMMRAQEADPTNLEVLLSLGVSHTNELEQQAALKYLYSWLRYHPKYGSIAPQDQPVSFYHADVSRLFTDAAQMAPDDADVHIVLGVLYNLSREYDKAIESFKTALKLKPRDYSLWNKLGATQANSVQSADAILAYQQALDLKPNYVRAWANMGISYANQGMYEDSIRYYVRALAMNPKADNAWQYLRISLSCASRNDMLEACDSRNLDVLQKEFPL; from the exons ATGGCGATGAGAGACTTGGTCACCGGTGCCCCCAGCTGTGGCgaaccttcttcttcttccaatcCACTCGGTGCTCTGGCTAACGCTCTCATCGGCTCTTCTTCTAAGGCTCAG GAAAGGCTAAAAGAGATCCCTACATCAGTAAGTACATCGTCCAATGGCAACTTCCTTGCAGGTTCTCAAGAACCATTGGTCTCACTTCCAGGATCAGAGTTTGAGCAACCACTGCACCCTAATATTCAG GGTTCCCAGTTCCTTCAAGGGTTCCGTTCTGCAGATCAGAATAGGCTCTCTGACGTTTGGGATGAGATACAAAGGCCTCAACTTCCATTTGCTCATGGAAGTCAGAACATGACAAACATCCCTTTGGAGTATGCCCGGGTTCAACCAGATCTTAATG GGCCTCCACAGCAAGTGTTGTCAAGCTTTTTGCACTCGTTTGTCAACAGCAGTCAGGGTGGCATGCCGTTTCGTCCTACTTCTCTGCCATTATTAGGTTTATCAGAAGGTGATAAGCAATGCATACATGACCGTAGCACGATCATGGCCCGGCATTTTTTTGCTGATAAAGGTGAAGACTTCATAAATGGACAG GTTAATGCTCTATTATCTTCTTTAGAAATTGATAATGATGCTAGGGCAAGGGGCCCTGTGCGTGGAAGATATCCCGAGCTTGAGGAGTATTGGAATGAGTCCCAAGCTATGAGACCTGCACCTCATGTTGCAGATGGATGGATTAATGAGTTTGCACAGAACCGAGTAGAACATGCCGACCCCAATGCTTGGGCCCAATCATTTGAACAACAACATGGTGCTAATGGCTGGGCATCTGAATTTGAGCAT GAGCAATCCCAACTTGGATTGATCGGTCAAATGAGAGGTGCAAATATTCCTAACTTAGCGGCCATGGAGCAAACACGTATGTTGGCTCACACGTTAGCTCAAAACAATGACCCAAAATTTCAG AATTCCAAATTTCTCCAATTTGTATCCAAGATGAGTCGTGGTGAAATTACTATTGAAGAAAATCAATTCAAGCCTGCTACAGTTGCTCCTGGGGATTGGGCAGCAGAATACGGACAGCAGTATAATGGAGGTCAATCATGGGCTGACCAGTTTGCGCATGAGGAG CTTTCTCGTGGACCACAAGCGTGGGTGAATGAGTTTTCTGCTGAACGTGAGCAGCATGGATCTGTAAATGACGAGTGggtaaatgaattttcaaagttgAACGTGAATGATTGGGCAGATGAATTTGGAAATCAAGTTGCTGAAGGAGCATTTGGTGAAACCTCGGCTGATAGCTGGGCAGAGGCTTATGATGA GTATATGAACGAGCAAGCTGCTCTCAAACAGCAATCAGACGCATCAAGGGGAGTTTATGTGTTCTCTGATTTGAACCCTTATGTTGGGCATCCGAATCCTCTAAAAGAAGGGCAGGAACTGTTCCGGAAGGGTCTCCTAAGTGAAGCAGTTCTTGCTTTGGAGGCTGAAGTCTTGAAGAACCCTGAAAATGCTGAGGGTTGGAGGTTACTTGGCATAGCACATGCTGAAAACGATGATGATCAACAG GCTATAGCTGCCATGATGCGAGCACAGGAGGCCGATCCCACAAATCTGGAAGTTCTTCTCTCCCTTGGAGTTAGTCACACAAATG AACTGGAGCAACAAGCTGCATTGAAGTATTTGTACAGTTGGCTACGCTACCACCCGAAGTATGGGAGTATTGCCCCACAGGATCAGCCTGTTTCTTTTTATCATGCTGAT GTATCTAGATTATTTACGGATGCAGCTCAAATGGCACCTGATGATGCTGACGTACATATAGTACTTGGGGTTTTATACAATCTATCAAGAGAATATGACAAAGCTATTGAGTCTTTTAAGACAGCACTAAAGCTCAAACCTAGGGACTACTCACTCTGGAATAAGCTTGGTGCAACACAAGCTAACAGCGTTCAGAGTGCTGATGCAATATTGGCTTATCAGCAG GCGCTAGATTTAAAGCCTAACTATGTACGTGCATGGGCAAACATGGGAATCAGTTATGCCAACCAG GGTATGTATGAGGATTCCATCCGTTATTATGTCCGAGCACTGGCAATGAATCCCAAGGCAGATAACGCCTGGCAATATTTGAGAATATCTCTGAG TTGTGCATCTCGAAATGATATGTTGGAAGCATGTGACTCGCGGAATCTTGATGTCCTCCAGAAGGAGTTTCCCCTGTGA